Proteins from a genomic interval of Gossypium hirsutum isolate 1008001.06 chromosome A09, Gossypium_hirsutum_v2.1, whole genome shotgun sequence:
- the LOC107930186 gene encoding protein HLB1 isoform X1, translated as MSETSQESEAKPELKKTGMDPKAVKDKASSIRLSEAAKPASISHIARPEVLKEEGNRTSTIRRLSDLKSDDDDAGSPNSQESTQQQSYQNNAAIELINSVTGADEEGRSRQRVLVYAARRYASALERNPEDYDALYNWALVLQESADNVSPDSTSPSKDSLLEEACNKYDEATRLCPTFHDAFYNWAIAISDRAKMRGRTKEAEELWEQATKNYEKAVKLNWNSPQALNNWGLALQELSAIVPAREKQKIVRAAISKFRAAIQLQFDFHRAIYNLGTVLVSLLVPTRSCTGLRDPNLTYNSFLCELYGLAEDTTGTGGSTNPKEVSSNELYNQSAIYIAAAHALKPNYSVYSSALKLVRSMLPLPHLKEGNMTAPPVGNAIAPHRDWKRTEFFLNHEALQQVIKAEQKQASRSLSGTIAEVTNEENSAIRVEIPDIVSVSSCADLTLPPGAGLCIDTTHGPIFLVADSWESLDGWLDAIRLVYTIYARGKTDVLAGIITG; from the exons ATGTCAGAAACGTCTCAGGAATCCGAAGCCAAACCGGAACTGAAAAAAACAGGTATGGATCCGAAAGCGGTGAAGGACAAAGCGAGCTCGATCCGATTGAGTGAGGCAGCCAAGCCAGCATCCATCTCCCACATTGCTCGTCCGGAAGTGCTAAAAGAAGAAGGCAACCGGACCTCCACCATCAGACGGCTAAGTGATTTGAAAAGCGACGATGATGATGCAGGCTCTCCTAATAG TCAAGAAAGCACCCAACAACAATCCTACCAAAATAATGCTGCAATTGAGTTGATCAATAGTGTCACAGGTGCTGATGAGGAGGGCAGGTCTCGCCAACGGGTTCTCGTATATGCTGCCAGGAG GTATGCTAGTGCTCTGGAGAGAAACCCAGAAGATTATGATGCTCTTTACAACTGGGCATTGGTTCTTCAG GAAAGTGCAGATAATGTTAGTCCAGATTCTACTTCACCTTCTAAAGATTCCTTACTAGAGGAGGCTTGTAACAAGTATGATGAGGCAACTCGTCTTTGCCCTACATTTCATGAT GCTTTCTACAACTGGGCAATAGCAATATCTGATCGAGCAAAAATGCGTGGTCGGACCAAGGAGGCTGAAGAACTATGGGAGCAG GCAACGAAAAACTATGAAAAAGCTGTCAAACTCAACTGGAACAGTCCTCAG GCGCTAAACAATTGGGGACTAGCTCTTCAG GAACTCAGTGCGATTGTTCCAGCACGAGAGAAGCAAAAAATTGTGAGGGCTGCAATTAGTAAG TTTCGTGCCGCAATACAATTGCAATTTGATTTCCATCGAGCAATATACAACCTAGGAACAGTTTTGGTAAGTTTGTTGGTTCCTACCAGGTCTTGTACTGGATTGCGTGATCCTAATCTCACCTATAATTCATTCCTTTGTGAATTA TATGGGCTAGCTGAGGATACCACAGGAACTGGAGGCTCGACAAATCCAAAAGAAGTTTCCTCAAATGAGCTGTATAACCAATCTGCTATCTATATTGCAGCCGCTCATGCATTGAAACCAAATTACTCA GTTTACAGCAGTGCATTGAAGCTTGTTCGTTCAATG CTACCTTTACCCCATCTCAAAGAGGGAAATATGACTGCACCACCAGTAGGAAACGCAATTGCACCGCATCGTGATTGGAAGAGAACAGAATTCTTTTTGAATCATGAAGCACTTCAACAG GTCATCAAAGCCGAGCAGAAACAAGCTTCTCGAAGCCTCTCTGGCACAATTGCAGAAGTAACAAATGAAGAAAACTCAGCTATCAGAGTTGAGATTCCAGATATTGTGTCTGTATCATCATGTGCTGATCTGACTCTACCACCAGGTGCAGGCCTCTGCATTGATACTACCCATGGTCCAATTTTTCTG GTTGCTGACTCGTGGGAATCTCTAGACGGATGGCTTGATGCTATCCGCTTAGTTTACACAATTTACGCACGAGGTAAGACCGATGTTCTCGCCGGTATCATTACAGGCTAA
- the LOC107930186 gene encoding protein HLB1 isoform X2 gives MSETSQESEAKPELKKTGMDPKAVKDKASSIRLSEAAKPASISHIARPEVLKEEGNRTSTIRRLSDLKSDDDDAGSPNSQESTQQQSYQNNAAIELINSVTGADEEGRSRQRVLVYAARRYASALERNPEDYDALYNWALVLQESADNVSPDSTSPSKDSLLEEACNKYDEATRLCPTFHDAFYNWAIAISDRAKMRGRTKEAEELWEQATKNYEKAVKLNWNSPQALNNWGLALQELSAIVPAREKQKIVRAAISKFRAAIQLQFDFHRAIYNLGTVLYGLAEDTTGTGGSTNPKEVSSNELYNQSAIYIAAAHALKPNYSVYSSALKLVRSMLPLPHLKEGNMTAPPVGNAIAPHRDWKRTEFFLNHEALQQVIKAEQKQASRSLSGTIAEVTNEENSAIRVEIPDIVSVSSCADLTLPPGAGLCIDTTHGPIFLVADSWESLDGWLDAIRLVYTIYARGKTDVLAGIITG, from the exons ATGTCAGAAACGTCTCAGGAATCCGAAGCCAAACCGGAACTGAAAAAAACAGGTATGGATCCGAAAGCGGTGAAGGACAAAGCGAGCTCGATCCGATTGAGTGAGGCAGCCAAGCCAGCATCCATCTCCCACATTGCTCGTCCGGAAGTGCTAAAAGAAGAAGGCAACCGGACCTCCACCATCAGACGGCTAAGTGATTTGAAAAGCGACGATGATGATGCAGGCTCTCCTAATAG TCAAGAAAGCACCCAACAACAATCCTACCAAAATAATGCTGCAATTGAGTTGATCAATAGTGTCACAGGTGCTGATGAGGAGGGCAGGTCTCGCCAACGGGTTCTCGTATATGCTGCCAGGAG GTATGCTAGTGCTCTGGAGAGAAACCCAGAAGATTATGATGCTCTTTACAACTGGGCATTGGTTCTTCAG GAAAGTGCAGATAATGTTAGTCCAGATTCTACTTCACCTTCTAAAGATTCCTTACTAGAGGAGGCTTGTAACAAGTATGATGAGGCAACTCGTCTTTGCCCTACATTTCATGAT GCTTTCTACAACTGGGCAATAGCAATATCTGATCGAGCAAAAATGCGTGGTCGGACCAAGGAGGCTGAAGAACTATGGGAGCAG GCAACGAAAAACTATGAAAAAGCTGTCAAACTCAACTGGAACAGTCCTCAG GCGCTAAACAATTGGGGACTAGCTCTTCAG GAACTCAGTGCGATTGTTCCAGCACGAGAGAAGCAAAAAATTGTGAGGGCTGCAATTAGTAAG TTTCGTGCCGCAATACAATTGCAATTTGATTTCCATCGAGCAATATACAACCTAGGAACAGTTTTG TATGGGCTAGCTGAGGATACCACAGGAACTGGAGGCTCGACAAATCCAAAAGAAGTTTCCTCAAATGAGCTGTATAACCAATCTGCTATCTATATTGCAGCCGCTCATGCATTGAAACCAAATTACTCA GTTTACAGCAGTGCATTGAAGCTTGTTCGTTCAATG CTACCTTTACCCCATCTCAAAGAGGGAAATATGACTGCACCACCAGTAGGAAACGCAATTGCACCGCATCGTGATTGGAAGAGAACAGAATTCTTTTTGAATCATGAAGCACTTCAACAG GTCATCAAAGCCGAGCAGAAACAAGCTTCTCGAAGCCTCTCTGGCACAATTGCAGAAGTAACAAATGAAGAAAACTCAGCTATCAGAGTTGAGATTCCAGATATTGTGTCTGTATCATCATGTGCTGATCTGACTCTACCACCAGGTGCAGGCCTCTGCATTGATACTACCCATGGTCCAATTTTTCTG GTTGCTGACTCGTGGGAATCTCTAGACGGATGGCTTGATGCTATCCGCTTAGTTTACACAATTTACGCACGAGGTAAGACCGATGTTCTCGCCGGTATCATTACAGGCTAA